ggttaaaaaaatttaaaaataaagaaaaagtttCAAGCCTCTCATGataatgtcattaaaataattaattatttttaagaaaaatattaacatgttaattgtataatatatgaaacattatgtacaactttaggATAAAATActcccatgaccatatgtacaatatttgaagcattatgtacaaccttatagtaAAACACCCCATGACCATATGTCCATATGTATAAAATTTTGAAACATTATTATAAAACAactccatgaccatatgtacaaactttaaaacatatTGTCCAATCTTTTAAAAAAGacctcatgaacacatgtacaaactacAGTTTGGGTATTAGAGCGATGAAGTTTTGGGTTTAATTGGTCTGGCTACCGTTTGGACGATTTGGGTTGCTAGAAATGAGGTATTATCTAACATGGTTTATACGTGGTGGGCCGGAGTAATTTCACGAGTAAAGTTTAAGGTGTTCCGATGACCACTTAATTCAAAGACATGTGAATATCACCAATTTTACATATGCGATACCCAACCATGGATGCTACCGTAAAGGAGAGGGAGTTATAGTCTTGTTGGTTAATGGTTGCATTTGTACTTCAATTTAAGTCTGATAGTGTAAGTGTATAGTGTATGTATTTTAGATTTGTATGCCTTCTTCTTGGGCTTAAGTAAGTGGACAAGGTTCTTTGTAGTCCAGCTAGCTTCTATGATTTACTCCACATTTTTTcactttttggtgaaaaattgtTATTAATTTAAATTCCAGATTTTTGCCCAAAAAAAACTTCTTAATATTTAATATTGTAatgtaatattttaataataacttaaataaacaGAGAAGTGAATTAAAATTCAGCAAGCCAGAAAAATGGAAGTGTACTGAAACCAAATCAGAGAATGTACAACAGTGCCAGCAGTGAGTACAACCATACTAAACCTGTCTTATTCTATAGTAAACATAACATACATTCAATTCTACACTTCAGTATTCAGTACAATGCCATATTTGTAACCAAAATTTATCAACTTTTTTTAACCTAATAACATCTAATTTTATCGATTTTTCTGCTCGACGGATTATCTTCCTGTATTTAGGAACAAAAATACTCATCTTAATGTCGGATTAGAACACAATTCATTAATCACAACTCGTCTTTTATCTCGAGGTCTTCTTTGATTACTTGTGGCTGAGCTGGAGGGCTAACCACCTTCTCTACAGGGCTCACGTTTTCGCCCAATATTTTTGAAGTGAATTGTCTTGCTTCCAAATCAAGATCTGGCCATTCAGTTACAATCCTTCTCGCACcctaaaaaatattaataatttttgttgATATGAAATGATTACACGTTGCAGTTATTAGATAATCAGTTGGAGAATGAAAATCAATAAACAAAAATTATGACAGACCTGAAGTTTGGGTTCCTTAGTCATTGGATTGTTGCAAAGATCGATGGTTTTAGCGCGGGCTTTTGTAGCGTTGCCACACCAAGACTCGCACCATAGCCATTCTTGTGGAAGGGAAAATATTGGTACAGTGTGTTGTGCGTAGTTTGGTAGATCCTGAAAAAAATGGGCGGGTTTAATTTAATTTACGAGTAATAAAACAGAAAAAGGTAACACTGAAAAACGAAATCTCGTGCAAACTCCAGTCGAGGATCTTGCAATATCTATACATCAACTTTGGTAAATGTGTCAAAATGGTGTGTCCTACCGTTTGAGTATTGGGTCTAATACAAGTTCAGTAAGGGCAGATTTGACCCAAAACACTTTAGCCAAAAAATAGTAGGTCTGTTACTTTAGGTATGGGTCAAAAACAGGTTGGTTGACCCGAAACCCCCCAATTTTCTATGAAAATCATATGATTTATGTATAATTATATAACAATCTAAGTCCTTAAAAAATGGTAAATGAGTTGAAATTGCCACTTCTAGAAAAGATTGATACAAAAAAAAGCAGAAAAATGTAAGCGAGTTTGCACTTGCCTGGTCGAGGTTAGAGAGACTATTTGGATCTTTGCTAAGTGTTTCATAAAATACCCTCAAATTGTCTCCGGCTGCAGTTTCCCGAAACTTGATCAAATCAACAACGTACAGAGCACTGCACATGCGTACACCAtacatttaaatttaaataaatattCAATAGTTACTTCGTAAAAGTTAAATTGTCACTTGTCAGCATGATTTACATAAAGCACATATTCAAATGTTACCTAATATGATATGGCCTTCCTCGTAAATGTTCCTTCCAAAAACCCTAAACAAAATCGAATAACGTTTACATATTTACAAAACTGCTAATAAGAGACCCTAAAAAGTATgtgattttaaataattaaaagcaACTTACTTGTTTCCAAAAACGAAAACCGTCCATATCTCGATTGTTGTCGCAAAATGGAGTATAACCAAGAGGTCTTCCTTTCAAATTCATGTCGTAAAGTTCTCCCATGTCAGCCCGAACAATCTGATCGGCATCAACAAATATAACCTGTATAAACATACACACGTTTTTAGCACGCGGTAACAATATTATTCGTTTTGTAGCATAAGACAACACGATTTTCAGCTAAATACCTTTTCGAGAGATAAGGGGAAAATGACATCAAGAAACAGAATTTTATACGCCCAGATAATTCGTTGTTTTTCTTTCTGTTTATGCAACCAACTAGGCCATTTATACGTAACCAATTCGTATTCAAAACCGTATTCTTGTGCCATATGTGGAATCACATCCTGCATCAAAATGATAGAAGAATTTATTAAGATAACGTTTTATGAAGTGAAAGATTAACAAACTGGGAAAGAGCAGAACCTTAAACTGTGGTGAAAGGTAGTTCTTTATAAACCAGAACTTAACGGGGCGCTGTGTGTTTTTCAGAACACTTAATATCATGATTTTGGTAAATCGCTCGTATCTGCAAAAATTAAGCATGAAGACCTCAAAAAGCCACCCAATAACTAGTTTACTAATAAAATGGGTCAGTTTGTGTTATGTTCGATCTCTAACAAATAGAACGGGTCAAACTGAACAAAAGATAGGTGAAAAAGAAATATGCTCGAAAGTTGCCGAATGGGTGTTTTTAATGTTTACAACCTTGAAGTTTAGTTGTGCAAAAAAATCAAATTAAACTTGTAAAGGCGGCGTCTTAGTCTTAACTAAGATACTTTTAATGATAGTGTATTATAAAAAATAATTGGCACAAAGTGTTATAATAACCCAACCCAATTCGTACAGGTTTTACCCCTTTGACTAATTACAAGACCCATCCATATTGCCATCTATTATAATGATGTGATTATTCAAATTTACGATAACAAGGAGCCAAGATTAAAAAAGAATTAACATACAAGTGTCCAGATGCAATGGAGAATATATTTATCGTTTTACCCTTGCGCCCATTCTGTAGATTATCCTGAAAAAAAATAACTAATCAGCTTACAAATTGCACGagagttttataattatatatatgaacacaATGAAAAATTATATATGAACACAATGAAAACATATTCACCACTTTAGTGTTTCCACTATTTTTCGACTGCCCAttgctaccaataagagaagaagcCCATTTCAAAATATTTGCATTCCAACCCTCTTTATCTCCCTGAAAATATCAAACAAAACTAGCTTTAAAAACAAACATTCATCAAATTAGGGTTGTCGTTAACACACATAAAACACTTGTACAATAGGTAACCGTCACCATAAAGTTAATAACCAACTGCAATATACAAGTGTTTTAAGCATGTTAACGACACCCCGTAACGGTTATCGTtagcaaaatcaatttttttacTAGTAAAATGTCAGACGAAACCCACGTGTTTCAAAGAAGAATCATCATCGTCAGAAGAAATCAATAATTTTTCATGTTCTTTTCCCCTTTTCTTCACTACTCCAAGATGAAATGGTTTTCCCCTTAAGTAATCTATCGTGATGCGTTTTGTTGGGCTCATTTCTGGCCCATCTTGCAGAACGTAAAGATTGGAACTTCGACCCGGTGCTAGTTGCAGGTACCAAACCCCGGGTGACACTTTCATTTGCCAATAACCCAAATTGGCCATCACAAGTGTGTCTACCAAATGCGGATTCTTTTTGGTTCCAAGTATCATTTGAAGACCTCGTGGGGGTTCATGATCCTTTTCTGAACAGTGACCTGATTCATTTGTCCATATTTATCATATTTAAATTGAGTAATCTTGTATCGGAAAAAATATATTCGAAAATAATCTGGCTAAGAAGGTGATTATACTTTTAGTCAATAGTAaagataaaacctttaacttattgcTCAGTTATTTAACTGGTTTTGAATTTCATGCACGTCCATAACAATATATTATTTTCAGAAATCCTTTTTAGCCATCAATTATATAATAATAGACCCAAAAATATGTTTGTGGGGTACAAACATAGTGAACCATAGATAAGAAAAGGTTAACATACCGGTAAGTACGATAGCTTCAAGTTCAAAAACTGCCTGTAGTGTTCTTGTGTCACCGAGGTTCTCAAGCAATATATTGTCAAGATCATGGCTGAAAATAAACACAAACATAAAACGTTAAATAAAGTTAACTGATGATATCCTGACCGAACGGCAATATAaccatagtataatataataaaactTACATTGCAATGACAGGTTCAACTAGCCATGATTCGGGAACATCAAGATTCATGGTTAGGGTTTTCGATAGTGGCATATTGGCAAAAAATGCTTTAGGGCCATGTACAGTTAAATCTGTATTGCTAAAGTCATCCTGAAATTAACAAACACAAACGTTATATAACAACCAAATGAAAGTTAAAATCAAAGGGTACCATAAACAAAAACTTTTGGTGGACCCTACCATTGTCGGAGTTACAAATCTGTAGTAATTCTTTAGTGGAAGATCGACAAGGGAACTCTGTCAAGaaaacaccaaaacatatttagatATATGAATCGTTAAACATATTTTGATGAAAATTATACCAATGAAAACACACTTAAAACCTAGttcattcatataaatttcatcaaatattacataaaacaaacaaaaatattcaAAGTCAAAGTTGTGAAAGAAAAACTTTAAACAGTCATACGAGACAGTTATTTTGGGATGGAAAAAGTGGTATATAAAAGCACAACCACAACTAATTAGTATCTAATTCAGAAATATTTTTTCACATAATCTCTTTTATAGCACATAGAAcaaacataagtatcaatttttaAGAAACTAAATTTGGGGCTTTTCATAAAGAACTAACCATAGGATTGAACACGAGCCTCATGCTTGGTTGACTGCATTTCGACAGTATGCAAAGAAGTGAAGATACTTTTTGACCAGAAGAGCTCAAAGGATCAATAACAGCATCTATATGAAGGGTCGAGTTTTCACTACCGATAACAACAGCACTGTATTCTGCACTCAACATCTCAAAACGAGCACCTTCGGAACTTCTGTCCCGTGTAGAAAGTGAAGACGTGACAGACATGATTATGTCACTCATGAACTTGCTGCAACCgaaatatcaaattaaacaaaacTTAACCTCTACATGCATATCAAATTCAAAATATAATGATTTGTAGTGTAATAACTCGCTTATGTCATAATATTATGACATGAGCAGCTCATGGGTCTGATAACGGTGAAAGAAATTGGAATCAACATACTTATAATACGGACCAAAACAGGACTAGTCGATCTAATAaatcctttttatttatttattttatctttatAAATAAACTACTTTGTTGCAGTAATGATCTAAATACTTTCACTGAAGCAATTGATGAGATTATTATAATCCAAATATTATTTTTCACATGACTTCTGACAGTTCAACGTGTATTTTTTTTAGTTACACCTTTAGCATTTGCCTATTAAAAATAGGTCATCCCATATTGACCCCATTTGAATGTGAACAGATCAAAATGTGTGTGCAAGTAAAAAAAACCTCATAAGTGTGTCTGGGTCAACGTTTTCCCACGTCACCTCTTCAATGATGTCAGCAACGTGTTTTATTCTTTGCTTAAATTCAACAGATTCGAGAAGATGCAAATCTTGGCTTAAGAAGGTTACAGTCTCAGGGACACGGACAACCTGTTTAATTAAATACCAATAAATCAGAATATAAATTAGCGTGTACAATAActttaacatttcatataattaGAACAAGCATAAACAGTGGGAAAGAAACACACCCTTCCATTTGTAATGACGGCATTGACACCCTTTTCGAGCCCAACTTGTTTATACAGAAATTGATCCACCTGCACATTATATTTGCAAAATGTTACCAGAAAGTCAATAAAAAGAAGAAACAATGTTTataaaggaaatcataaaagttgCATTAAATAATAAATACTCGTATAAATAAACTTCATTAAAACAATAACTTGTTATACCTTCTTCAAATGACTTGTAAACTTAGCAAGGGAAAATTCCGAAAGAGCAGACATAAATCCTTTAGAATTGATTCCATTCGCATCAGCAAGATCAGAAATTTTATCCAGAAAAGCTTGACTGCCTTGAGAATCTTGAGAAGACTCGTAAATCGAGCATAATTGGTCCAGAAAGTTTAAAACTTTCTTCTTATGACTAAATGATACAAAAAATACATCAACGGTCAGTGCATAAAAATGAAGGGATCAAATACAAATATGTAATCTGTTTCACTACAATAAAAAAAATTGTACCCATATGAAGAGGCTGAGATTTCAAAAGCCTTCATAAAAATGAAGCTATTTGAATCAGAATCCGAATCAGAATTAAATAAAAATCCCACACGAGCATTCGTAGAATCTGTCATCTGTAAAAAATAGTTAGTTTTTTCACTATAATAGGCATAATAAATGATAAATTATAATCAACAGGTTGGGCGTAGAAATTTACCAGATAACGAATTCCCTCGTGAAGTAACTTAACACCTTTTCTTGACGTCACATCAACAGCCATAAGATGAGTCACGGGTTTCAAGTCATCAATAGCTGGGTTACAACATTGATAAATCAAAATTAGAGAACACGAATAGTTTACAAAAATCAAATGTGGAAACTGACCAAAATCTTACTTCCAGCAGAGTGTAAATATTCCATATTTTTTAGCAGAGATTCATCTCCAACGATCGATGCAGTCAAAGAAACAAATTTAGTCTTCGCCTTATCTCCAACTATCTGCATAACATATGTGAGATGAATTCTAATTAATCTATCAAGAGAAGtaccaaaaaaaataataaaaaaaaaaaaaaaaaaaaattccaattcCAGTTTCAAAAAAATGATGAGATGCTGAACCTGTGGGTTGTAGCGCTGAATACCATTTTCTGATAAAAATTTGTCGAGAACATCGGTGCGAGCATTTATCTGGCCATAATAAACTTGTTCCTGTATTCTCGGGAGCTCATCGTTCATGGCCCTCATTAAAGCCTCCTGAAAAATGTATCAAAACCGTGTAAAAATCATGTCTTTTCAAGAACAGTGGTCCTTTTTTAATGTTAAAATGACATTTCATGTTGGAATAGTACCATTTCGGTAGTCGTTAATGTATTTATATTAGAGGTAGCAAAATGGGTAGGCTGGGTAACGGATAAAAATTTACCTCGTTAGAACTATGGACGAGACCATTCATCAAGAGGGAATATTCCAACTTTGCCATGCCCAGCTTGAAAACGAACAAAGAACTCTCTTGAGATGATTCACGAAAAGATTGTTCCTTTTCGAGCTTTAATAAAGTATCTTGAGGTGGGGTTTTTGCCTTTGGCCTACAAAAAAGTTATAAAAGGTTATAAACAAATCTTTCAATGTATaattaagaaataaagaaaatgaaaaatACATGAATATACCAAAGCAGATAATGATACAATAGTTTGGTAATAAAACAATAGAGCGTTAATAAAAGGTAGCAATTTTGACTAATATACTTATGAATGTCTTATTGGAACATGTTTTATTTCCAACACTCaaacagataaaaaaaaaattaatgtatTATGCAAACAGATTTGTAACCTTGACGTTTATAATGCTCCAATCTCACGACCTTGACCTCAACTGTGATATGAGCATTTCAAGTTTTGAGCCTTAGGACTTTGCAAATGATGTGTGGTTGGACCATGTTATTACTATTAAACTTATATAAGCTGAACTTAATGGTCATTATGTTGTTACTTCtacatatatttaaaatgatttagATTATAGAACATAATGTTATCATATACGCAACTATTCAAACTTTTCGGGCCAAGATCCAGCTTGCACTAAAAAGTTCGTTTAGCTATTGAGCCAAGTTTAAAATTAGGTCAAGGTTGTCGAGCCACGCTCGAAGCCCTATCGAACTCGAGTTCTCCTTATCACTCTTGCATGCCTAGTACGACCCATTATGACCCATTGGCCAACCCACCAAGTTTTCATCTCTAAATACAATACAATCTTTGCGACTTACAATAGTGTTTCTACAAATGCAGACTCCACATGGTGCAGCACGGGTGGTTCTTCCTCCCCTGACTCCAGACGTAATTTGTTTACCTATAATGTTTAAGCTACCAATGAATCATGTGCATCAAGAAGTACAAACTTTAACTGCATGTCTACTAAAGAGCACATTATAGTACTAACGAAGACGTACATTACTGAGAAATTCAAAAGCTTTCAGCATCCCATGACTTTCTTTTATATAAAAGAAAAGTCGCATAGTCTGCAATACATTAAATTAGATAATACCAATTAGCGGTCAGATGTTATAGAACAGAAACATGAAGCAGACAATAAAAGAATGATGAAAACGGAAAATGTTTTATAATAACGTCAACAGAATGGTCAATTTTTGTGTTCTATACACATCTTGTATGCATTATCTTTATAAAAATTTAAATGGAATACATGATTCCCTTCaagaaatatatgtataatattactcAATACAAGAATTGAAAAGTATGTAACGTATATAAACTGAGCAACCAACATTGAAGTTTATATCTAATTCCAAAATTATCTAAATCATGAAAAACGTTTTAAAGTGAAAATTAAAAAGAAGGAAAGAAGTTGTCACCAAGCTTGAGAGATCTTCGTTCTTTTGACTGTCAGTTTCAAGTGATGAAGATGGAAATTCTCCGCCGTTGGCCTCGAGTATCTCAATCAATTTTGTAGAATACAATATCACTCCAAACCTTACTGGAAGACTATTTTCAAACATAGTGATTATCGTGTCAACTGTCTGCAAAAAGTAGCATGATTAAGATTTATTAATCATCCAAAAGACTCAAATCACAAGTAACATTTCCAATCAATTTAGTTACAAATGTTTGTGGGTCGGAAAAAAATTATGTTCTATCTCTAAGGAATCAAATACAAAAGGCGAACTCAATAATGAATGTTATCGAGTCAATCCAATCTGACCCGGCTTGTAGAACTAGTTTGGACGCATGGCCTCAATGGAGTAAAATGAGCATTACCTCAAGTCCACAGATGGAAGCAGGATCCAACACATAGACCGCATGGTACAGATTCTTACGGATGTAGCGTAATTGACCCGGAAATACGGGCATTAAAAGCTTTAAAGATGAACGAAAAAAGATACATCATTAGCACATCGTAAAGAACCTTTTctgaacaactatatatatataatcagaaaTATTTAAGCAATTATTATACCTCGTTTAGGTTATTCCGCCACTGTTTGTACCTGGCATCGACCTCTAAGTTATTAATGTACTGAACATGCTCTGAACGGAAGTCGACACGAAACGCACTGGATTCGGGAGGCGGTAGTGTTGACAGAAGTTTTCGAACTGTCCTTGACGGAATCTAAAATTTGTGAAACCGATTAATAGATATTTCATAATTTAACAATGGATGAAAAAGAATGACGATGATTACTTGCAGTTTTGTGAACTGATCAGCTAACGATAACTCCTGATGGACCATGTCGAGCAACCTATAAAAGAAATGATCCTTATGCATAAGGCAACGGAGTACCATTTACTCAGAATTAAAGGTGGCAAAATGGACGGGCTGGGTATCAATAAAAACTGGCAAATGATTGGAATAATCAGCCAGGTTTAGGCTGACCCAACGTACTTTTTGTCCAACATATATcgttaatttttaaaaataatctGTGTTAAATATGATTACAAAGAATAtatcattataaaaaaaatttGCAATGAAGTTAATTAGTAGAATGTTTTAAGCGACTTTAGGGCTAATTGACCAATTTCCGTTTTAGCTATTCTCCATTTGTAACGTTAAGATAAACCAAGCCCCGAACTGACCCATTTAtaagtaaatgggttgaaattgccacctTGTGTAGTATTGTTAAAAGAATGGGGAAAAAATATTACAGAAAAAGGTCAATATCATCAATATCGATTAATGCACCATTCAGAGCCATTAAAGATTTGCCAGGTGGTATCATTCGCTGATTAGCTAGAATTTCCTCTTTAATTGAATCATTGAGCTACATAAATCAATATACAAGATCAACTAATCTGGATAACAACATGAAGTAATTGTACACGAAATATATAAAAATCAAGAAAAAAGGAACTAACTTTCATTCGAGAGAGGTAAGAGACAACACTCGGGAAATTTTGATTAATTTCTTGCATTGAGTGAAGAGGGTCTGATGCATGAACAATCTTTTGTACAGTCTGATGTCCTAAATCTGTTGTTTGAACACGTGGATATATATAATGAATAAGAATCAAGATACATTAAATAAAAACTGCTTCAAATAAAACCATATAGTTTACCCTTTAATTCCCACACATTAAGTGTATCAGACACTGTTGAAGACAAGAGAGAGTCCCTAAAAGCCATTATTTCAGAGGTTAGTTCCGGTTTCCTTTCCTGCATTAAGTGTAAAAAAACATGCCGATCAGCACCAAGATGGAAAGATGGAAAATATGATCTTAAAGAAATTTGAATATGAATAGAGAGTAAAAAAAGAAGATAAATACCAAAATTTTAGAGAATATGAACCCTCTAACTTCTTGGCTGAGATCTTCGGTGTGAGGATCTTCTAGAGTGACACCTGTATTTCAATTTCAAGTATGTAAAGTTGAGTTATATTTCATTGTTAACGAATTAAAGAGGTTACGGactttcaacaaaaaaaaaaaaaaaaaaatacctaatatGTAACTGATTAAACGGATGAAATCTACCCATACCATATTCAAATGTATATGACATCCTAAACTACTACTCAAAATAATAGTTATTTTGAAATTTGAAATAGTTTCTCTAATCATATTTATTATGCCAACTATTGTATAATTGACATGTAAAACAATCCCAACCCACCCATTTTTGCGATCTATATCCAAGTAAGAGCATAAGGTGTTATTACAACCCAACATGTTAACATATGCCTTTTTTGAGTTTTGACCATACACCGTAACCAAGAGCAACGGAAAATTTTATTCAACCATATGTGTCAACTTTACATAGTTTATTTGTAAGAAAACATAATGCATATCTTTTCAACGGGGAATATAAAACGATTGTATGTAGTATTTAGAGAAAACAGAtagtataattttataaaaaaacagcaactttttttttactaaaataGAATAAATATGGCAACTTTATACTGACCTTTCTTTATTTCGCTATCATCCATGGCCTTATATTCCATGTTCTTTAATGCAAGTTCTACTCCATAACCCCCCAAATTCAACGGGTCTCTGGTGCCAACTGCTCCACACACACCACTTTTCGATTCACAACCTGAAGGCAGAACAGGTCTCACAACGTACTTAACTTTCCCCTGTGAGTTATTTTAACGTTATCAGTAACTAATATATAAACACACAATCATCTACTAATCGGCACGTTAACTAATTAAACAAATACTACTTTTAAAGAGAAAGATATTAAGTTTGTACCTCTTTGGCTGCTTCCACCAAGCTCGTATGAAACTCCTTAAAACAGTCAGTTCCAAGAGCTCCATATAAGATGGCAATTGGACTCCCAATAGATGAATCAAAATAGATATGATCGAACTCAAAAAGTTCAGGCTCCTGAAATATATCTCCACCCCTGAAACGGTAATTTTCGGAAATTACAGCGATTTTATCAATTTTTGGACTTATGAACTCATTGTAGTAAATTTAAGAGGGTGTTTGAACGTGCATTTTGGAACTGAATATCTGATTCTTGCTACTCGAAGTCAAAATCAGTTTTTAGTTTTGGATATGCAGCTATTAAATATCTTAGTATTTAGGAATCAAAAAGATCAATTATATACTAATGACAACAAAGCTTCAGAGAATGAGTTTTTTAACTCGGGAAACAAAGTGGATTATCAAAGAATAAAAAAATATTACCTATTTACCTCTTATTTCAAATAAATTAAGGAACTTTTTCTTCTCACCAATATCAATTTCCACTTTATTACATTCAACAATCACCTTTTAATTTTTCAGGGGGTGTTTGGAATTGTGTGATTTCATTGTGGAATAATCAGTTTCGATAAACTAATTTCAGACAAACTATTTTACTCTAATCAGATAATCAGTTCCAACTTATTTTTTTTTCTAAATAGCACCAAAAACAAATAGTGAGCACTTACTTATGAGGATCACGAAGCCACAATAGCAACTCGGGTACATCAAAAAACAACGCACCACCTGTGTCCACCCAACAACATTTCCCCCCGGGACTTTTTGGATTTACACCTACAAGCAAAGAATCGGCCTTTTTGACTTCGGATTTTTCAGGTACACCTTCATCAATAAAAGTAGTACTGATGATGTCATCAGACGATGGATGTGAAGAAAGTGATTCCTCTGCTAACTGTTGATAAAGCACTAATCTTGGTGATGAAGATCGAAGAGTTAGAGATAATTCAAATACCGATGCCAATGGTCCAGTCACAAACGATTTGCCATATTTACTAATTTTCTGCAAACAATCTTTGGCAGTGTACGAATCGGTATTTTCGGTTTCGTTAGTATGCCATGCATCGATGAATTCCCAGAAATAGTCTTTCCATTCTTTGGAAAATAATTCCCTACGAAACAAAACTCGTTACGCATTAGTACGCATGACTTGTTAACAAGTATTCAAAGACGACCCGCTACCATCAAAACATACCCACTTTTAAATGGAATAAACAGTCGGGTCGGGTTCAGATCAGGTTCAGGTTGACTGGCAAACACTTTATTGCTATAAACTATGAATGATCAAGGTGTTACAGTAGAAAATTCAGAATATTTCAATATAAAAAAAATCTTCAAATTCATACACATTTAATAAATCTAACTTAAAGCCATGTTATAGGGTGTAATATTCAACTAGCATACATCAAACTGATCATTATCCAAAACAGAAACATTAGTGATTAACAAAAATTATAACACATAATCAATCCGTTAGGTTGTTTACAtattatatagattatata
This genomic window from Rutidosis leptorrhynchoides isolate AG116_Rl617_1_P2 chromosome 2, CSIRO_AGI_Rlap_v1, whole genome shotgun sequence contains:
- the LOC139894321 gene encoding UDP-glucose:glycoprotein glucosyltransferase-like yields the protein METRMRSGFRVMILIAVCIVVCGYSVSAETQRPKNVQVALRAKWPGTSVLLEAGELFSKEWKDYFWEFIDAWHTNETENTDSYTAKDCLQKISKYGKSFVTGPLASVFELSLTLRSSSPRLVLYQQLAEESLSSHPSSDDIISTTFIDEGVPEKSEVKKADSLLVGVNPKSPGGKCCWVDTGGALFFDVPELLLWLRDPHKGGDIFQEPELFEFDHIYFDSSIGSPIAILYGALGTDCFKEFHTSLVEAAKEGKVKYVVRPVLPSGCESKSGVCGAVGTRDPLNLGGYGVELALKNMEYKAMDDSEIKKGVTLEDPHTEDLSQEVRGFIFSKILERKPELTSEIMAFRDSLLSSTVSDTLNVWELKDLGHQTVQKIVHASDPLHSMQEINQNFPSVVSYLSRMKLNDSIKEEILANQRMIPPGKSLMALNGALIDIDDIDLFLLLDMVHQELSLADQFTKLQIPSRTVRKLLSTLPPPESSAFRVDFRSEHVQYINNLEVDARYKQWRNNLNELLMPVFPGQLRYIRKNLYHAVYVLDPASICGLETVDTIITMFENSLPVRFGVILYSTKLIEILEANGGEFPSSSLETDSQKNEDLSSLTMRLFFYIKESHGMLKAFEFLSNVNKLRLESGEEEPPVLHHVESAFVETLLPKAKTPPQDTLLKLEKEQSFRESSQESSLFVFKLGMAKLEYSLLMNGLVHSSNEEALMRAMNDELPRIQEQVYYGQINARTDVLDKFLSENGIQRYNPQIVGDKAKTKFVSLTASIVGDESLLKNMEYLHSAGTIDDLKPVTHLMAVDVTSRKGVKLLHEGIRYLMTDSTNARVGFLFNSDSDSDSNSFIFMKAFEISASSYGHKKKVLNFLDQLCSIYESSQDSQGSQAFLDKISDLADANGINSKGFMSALSEFSLAKFTSHLKKVDQFLYKQVGLEKGVNAVITNGRVVRVPETVTFLSQDLHLLESVEFKQRIKHVADIIEEVTWENVDPDTLMSKFMSDIIMSVTSSLSTRDRSSEGARFEMLSAEYSAVVIGSENSTLHIDAVIDPLSSSGQKVSSLLCILSKCSQPSMRLVFNPMSSLVDLPLKNYYRFVTPTMDDFSNTDLTVHGPKAFFANMPLSKTLTMNLDVPESWLVEPVIAIHDLDNILLENLGDTRTLQAVFELEAIVLTGHCSEKDHEPPRGLQMILGTKKNPHLVDTLVMANLGYWQMKVSPGVWYLQLAPGRSSNLYVLQDGPEMSPTKRITIDYLRGKPFHLGVVKKRGKEHEKLLISSDDDDSSLKHGDKEGWNANILKWASSLIGSNGQSKNSGNTKVDNLQNGRKGKTINIFSIASGHLYERFTKIMILSVLKNTQRPVKFWFIKNYLSPQFKDVIPHMAQEYGFEYELVTYKWPSWLHKQKEKQRIIWAYKILFLDVIFPLSLEKVIFVDADQIVRADMGELYDMNLKGRPLGYTPFCDNNRDMDGFRFWKQGFWKEHLRGRPYHISALYVVDLIKFRETAAGDNLRVFYETLSKDPNSLSNLDQDLPNYAQHTVPIFSLPQEWLWCESWCGNATKARAKTIDLCNNPMTKEPKLQGARRIVTEWPDLDLEARQFTSKILGENVSPVEKVVSPPAQPQVIKEDLEIKDEL